TGACCCAGCGGGAACCCGCCACCACCGAACGGGTTTGGCTGTTCGCCTGGCAGGACGATGACGTCGTAGTCGTCGCCGAGGTCAGCTTTCTCGGCGGCGGCGGCGAGGGCGTCTTCGAGGCCGCCGAGGTGGTCGACCATGCCGAGCTTCTTGCCCTGCGCCGCGAGGAAAATGCGACCGCGAGCGATCTCGTCGACGTCGGCAACACGGTCGCCGCGTCCCGCTTCGACGCGCTCGGTGAACTGGTCGTACGTGCTCTTCATCCAGTTGCGGATGAGTCGACGCTGGCCATCGTCCCAGGCTTCGGTCGAGCTGAAGAGATCAGCGTTCCGGCCTCGGGTGAACATGGCGGTGCTGAGGCCCACCTTGTCGTACAGGCCGTCGAGGACGAGCTTGCCGCCGACCACGCCGATCGAGCCGATGATGGCCGACGGATCGGCATAGATCTCGTCGCCTGCGACCGCGAGGTAGTACCCGCCGCTCGCCGCGACGCCGCCGATGCTGACGATGACGGGCTTCTCTTCGGCCACGCGTCGGATCGCCTGATACATCGCCTCGCTTGCCAGGGCACTGCCGCCGGGTGAATCGATGCGGAGCACAATGGCCTCGATCTCGTCGTCCCGTTCCGCCAGACGCATCGCGCGACGGATGTATTCGGTATTCACGCCCTCACCACCGCCAAGCAGTCCCCCGCCGCCGCTGGTGCCGTCGACTATGACGCCCTGGGCGTAGACGAGTGCGACCGAAGGCTTCTCCGCATCGATGCTCTGCGGCTTGAGCATCTGCAGGATGGCGAACGGATTGTCCGGATCGAACTGCGGGCCTTCCGTCGCGGCGTAGCTGGCATCCATGCGCGGCTCCTTGTCCGCGTCGCCGAGCTCTTTGGCGATGATGTCGCTGAGGCCGTCGGCGTCGGAGAGGTGATCGATCAGGCCGAGCTGCTGGGCTTGGCGTGCGTTGGTCATTGCTCGGTCGATGGCCGCTTCGATCTCGCTCTTGGGCAGGCTCCGGCCGCCACTGATGTCCGCCACAATCTGGTCGAACAGTGACTCGACCAGCTTCTCCATTTCTTGCGTCAACTCTGGCGAGGGCTCCGAGCGCGTGTATGGCTCGTCGGCACCCTTGTACTCGCCGACCTGGACGTAGTCGGGCGTGACGCCCAGCTTGTCGAGCGTGCCCTTGTAGAACATCGGCTCGACCGCGACGCCCGGCATGAACAGCTCGCCGCCATCCATCAGGACGACGTCGGTGCAGGCGCTGGCGACGAGGTAGCTGACGGTGTCGTACGTGTCGGCGTAAGCGAAGGTCCGCTTGCCGGCGCGACGCAGGTCGTCGAGCTTGGCCCGAATCTCCTGCGCCTGGGCAAAGTTCATCAGGCCGCCGTTGTAGAACGTCAGGAGGACGGCTTTCACGTCCGGATCGTTCTCTGCTTCGTCAAGGCGACGGAGGACGGTCCGCAGATCGAGGCCCGGTCCGCCGAAGAAGCTGAAGCCGGCCTGCTTCTCCTGGAGCGGGATGCTCATGTCGATCAGCGGCACCAGCGGACGCGACGCCTGCTCTTCCTTCTCCTCCTTCATCTGCCGAATCAAGTCGGCAGGGGAGATTCGGTCAGAGGCTTCCTCAGCCTCCGTTGCGTCTTCTTCTGGAGCTTCGTCCGTGGACTCTTCCTGGTCCGCCTCGTTGTTCTTGAGCCGCTCCAGCAGGCCAGAGAGACGGTCGCTCGCTCCGTCCTTCTGTTCCTTCTCGTCGGTCGGCCGGGTCGTCGGGGCGTCGGCCAGCGCGGGTACAGCGACCATGAGGGCCGCCGCGACGGTCGCTGCGGCAAGGCCGATGGGTCGGGAGCGGAATATCGACGGCAGAGAGGGATTGGACATCACGTGCTGGGAAGGGAGGACGAAAAGTGCTCGGCCGACAGGCCTCGCGCGGGACGCACGCGCTGGCGTCCGAAAGGTTGCACCGCGCATTGTTGCACGATCGCCCTCAACATCGACAATCGGCCGGCCTTTGCTCCGGTTCGCTGCCAGCTTCGTCCCACCGACGCTCCGTCGCGCCGGCGGCAGGTGGCTCGTCCTCGCCCTGGTGCTGGCGGTGTTCTCCGCAGAATCGCTACAGGCAGAGCCCCTGCCAGCGCTCACGCAGGCCGATGATCGACGCGAGGCAATGCCAGTCACGGCTGACGCGTCGTCGGCAAGGCTTTGGACGGAGGGCCGTGCGAGCGTGCTCTTCCTGCGCGGCGACGAGGACGCGCCCATTCGCATCCAGGCCGGTGAAACAACACTCCAGGCGAACTCGGCCGTGGTGTGGTCGCGGATTCTGCCGTCGGGGCTCGGTCGGCGTCGACTGGATGTCGTGCTGATGGGCGACGTGACGTGGCAGTCGTCGCTCGGTGAAGGTGCGGGGCCTCATTATGTGGCCGGGCTCATCGCCGATGGTCCCGTCGAGCTTCGAGCGGACGATCGGCAGCCTGGCGACGCCTCCGAAGACCCGCTGGTCCTCCAAGCCCGCCAGCGACTCGCCGAAGCTGCCGGCGAGCCCGATAAGCCATCGGCGGACGATGTCGACCCTTCGTCCGTGTCGACGGCGATCAGCCCCCTCCCGACGACGCAGCCCCAAGCCGCGACACTTCCACCCGAGCCGCTTGCGGCGGTCCAGGCGAGACGACTCCGGACCGTTCCGGCGAGCGATGACCTGCTTGCCGTCGAGGCGACGGGTGGCTTTTTCCTCATTCGCGAGGAGGCCGACGGATCGCTGGTCGAGCTCCGGGCGGATCGGGCGGTCGTCTTCAGCAAGGTCGAACGGCTCGACGACATCGAGACAGACGACACCGGACTCGGCGACGACTTGGCCCGCAATGCCAGCGGCGTCTATCTCGAAGGTGGCGTCGAGGTCCTCTTCACCGATGCTCCAAGACGACGCAACGGCCGGGTCGACCTGCCTCGCGGCGACCAGCAGCTCCGGGCCCGCCGTGCGTACTACGACTTCGACACGGGCCAGGCTCTACTCGGCGAGGCCGTCCTGCACACATCGGCAACAGGTGACGGCGACGAGCTTCCGCTGACGGTTCGTGCCAAGGCGCTTCGACGCTTCGTCGACGGCGACTACGAGGCTCGAGCCGGGCGAATCAGCTCGACTCGTTTCGCGACGCCGATGCTGTCGCTCGGGGCGTCGCGCGTCTTCATCCGCGAGACCGAGTCGTTCGGTTCTGTTCGCCGCATCGCTGGTGCCGACAACGTCACGGGCCGGGTGTTCGACGTCCCGTTGCTGTACTTCCCGGTAGTCCGCGGCGTCCTGCCTGACCGCCGAGTTCCGTTGCGGGGCGTTCGGATTGGCGAGTCGCGCAACCGCGGAACGTTCGTCCGCACCGAGTGGGGCTTGTTCGAGACGATCGGTCGGGATCCGCCAAGCAACCTCGATGCGACTTACGAGATCGACAACTTCTCGGAACGCGGCGTTCGAGGTGCCCTACGCGGCGACTACGGCGGATCGTTCTTCCTGCCGGTCGGCGAGGGTCGGCCCGCGTTGTACGACGGCAGCTTTCTGCTCGAGGGCATTGACGATCGTGGCGACGACGACCTGCCAGGCAGGCGTCCGGACGTGCCGCAGGACGGACTCCGTGGACGATTTGAGGTCGAGCACGCCCTGTTCCTCCCGTCCGCGTCGACGATGTCAGGTGAGGACTTTGCCCTGTTCTTCCGTCTCGGTTTGCTGTCCGACTCGACCTACCTCGAATCGTGGGATCGACCGCGCTTCAACGACGGCCCGGCGCACGACCTTTCACTCTTGGCGATCAACCGGAGTCGCAACAAACTCGGCTGGGCGTCGTTCAACGTGTCGCTGCACAACTACCCGACCTTTGCCGAGGTCGTTCAAGAGAACACCGCAATCGAGCGGCTGCCTGAACTCGGCGCCGGCAGTTTCGGTGATCGCCTCGGGCCGCTCACCGTTTCCACCGAGGCTCGGCTCGGCG
The window above is part of the Planctomycetota bacterium genome. Proteins encoded here:
- the sppA gene encoding signal peptide peptidase SppA, which gives rise to MSNPSLPSIFRSRPIGLAAATVAAALMVAVPALADAPTTRPTDEKEQKDGASDRLSGLLERLKNNEADQEESTDEAPEEDATEAEEASDRISPADLIRQMKEEKEEQASRPLVPLIDMSIPLQEKQAGFSFFGGPGLDLRTVLRRLDEAENDPDVKAVLLTFYNGGLMNFAQAQEIRAKLDDLRRAGKRTFAYADTYDTVSYLVASACTDVVLMDGGELFMPGVAVEPMFYKGTLDKLGVTPDYVQVGEYKGADEPYTRSEPSPELTQEMEKLVESLFDQIVADISGGRSLPKSEIEAAIDRAMTNARQAQQLGLIDHLSDADGLSDIIAKELGDADKEPRMDASYAATEGPQFDPDNPFAILQMLKPQSIDAEKPSVALVYAQGVIVDGTSGGGGLLGGGEGVNTEYIRRAMRLAERDDEIEAIVLRIDSPGGSALASEAMYQAIRRVAEEKPVIVSIGGVAASGGYYLAVAGDEIYADPSAIIGSIGVVGGKLVLDGLYDKVGLSTAMFTRGRNADLFSSTEAWDDGQRRLIRNWMKSTYDQFTERVEAGRGDRVADVDEIARGRIFLAAQGKKLGMVDHLGGLEDALAAAAEKADLGDDYDVIVLPGEQPNPFGGGGFPLGQMKQELVVNPLAEALQLLPPGAREAVSRFIVVSELLEDRPVILIAPFSVRIH